One segment of Leptospirillum ferrooxidans C2-3 DNA contains the following:
- a CDS encoding DODA-type extradiol aromatic ring-opening family dioxygenase: MEILPILAPHSPDLLESYRRGNKRPILEALSRFHSHLVSRHTPIRAVISMSAGWQVPNIILVDNNPKLESSQDYSGFGSELQYDPNGDPILANAIIAGLKSKGVPSGAGIHGVDHILTVPLFFLIPDASVPVVVTSQPLNHARYIHVLGEVLQSLTPSGHGTILLLLSGMLAQNERIMARNLPDPLFEEYVEEMKRMLQEGESLKPLNIPKPLLERAAPPGKLRELHLLASLGCSKGIMWAMETGPGTMQVLMSFAPIELGGGNL; encoded by the coding sequence TTGGAGATTTTACCCATCCTTGCACCACATTCACCTGATCTTCTTGAGAGCTACCGGCGAGGAAACAAACGCCCCATATTGGAGGCATTATCCCGATTCCATAGCCACCTTGTCAGCCGCCATACACCCATCAGGGCGGTAATCTCCATGAGCGCAGGATGGCAAGTCCCAAACATTATCCTTGTCGACAATAATCCGAAACTGGAGTCTTCCCAAGACTACTCAGGTTTTGGATCAGAACTCCAATATGATCCAAACGGAGATCCGATATTGGCCAATGCGATCATTGCAGGGCTAAAGTCGAAAGGAGTTCCATCTGGTGCAGGGATCCATGGAGTGGACCACATTCTGACCGTTCCTCTCTTTTTCCTGATCCCTGATGCCAGTGTACCGGTTGTGGTCACATCCCAGCCGCTCAATCATGCCCGTTACATCCATGTCCTTGGAGAGGTCCTCCAATCTCTAACCCCATCCGGCCATGGCACAATCCTGCTTCTTCTTTCCGGCATGCTTGCACAAAACGAAAGGATTATGGCCAGGAACCTTCCCGATCCGCTTTTCGAGGAATACGTTGAGGAGATGAAAAGAATGCTTCAGGAGGGAGAGTCCTTAAAACCTTTAAACATTCCAAAGCCCTTGCTCGAAAGGGCAGCTCCGCCTGGAAAATTGAGAGAGCTTCACCTGCTGGCTTCACTTGGTTGCTCAAAGGGAATTATGTGGGCAATGGAAACAGGACCTGGAACAATGCAAGTTTTGATGAGCTTTGCGCCCATTGAACTCGGAGGAGGCAACCTATAA